The DNA region AGCAATTGAGGTATGAAGTATTGAGGTCACACGTGATTGACCAATCGTGGGTCTGtctaagctgtcaatcacgacagTTCcccccatttttatagcatcaaagaACGAATTAAACCAAATTAACTGGGGGGGAAATTAGCATTCCACCAACATGAAGAAGATAGGTTATAtaacctgtactgcagccagacaccagggggcaatcatcACTATTAATGAGctgtcatgttttctttctttgcacaCACTCAATGGGTCTATTATCATGGTAGCTGTTTTTTAAGGCAAATAAAAAGCAGGGCGTCCTCTACGATTTACTTCAAATAGTGAACACAAAGCAGTGACTCCACACTATTTGGGAAAAGTTGCTTGAAACAATGAGAATTAGATGAAGCAGAAAATGGCGGCAGCTAACTAGAGGGTATTTGATGTGAGCGATCATGGCCCCTTTCCACTGCAGCCCACTACTGCAGGTAGTGGTGCATGGAGCACGGGCAGAGTGTGGCCCTGTATGGGAGCTATGGAGAGAGGGACCTGCGGAGTGACGTCTCGGCCTGAGCAGGCTGTGGATATTTGCAGCAGCTGGGAGTAAATTGGCACAAAAGAGCACAAGTCTCAGCAATGAGAGCggggtgagggtggggggggggggtggggggtggcaGCGTTTTGAGCAGTATCAAGGAGCAACGGTTACTGACCCCTCGCTCAGCTGGATAAAACTACTGGTCTCCTCGTGGGGGTCGTCCTCTGGGGTTATATGGGACCAGCTGCCCATGCTCTCTTCACTGCTAGCACTCATTGAACGCTTGTCCCGCTTCACTACTGCAGACACCGCCGCAGCTGGCCTGTCCCTCTCACTGCTGGGGAGAGCAAACCGCAAGATGGTGGGAGTAACCCATCCACGAGATGTGCACAACATCTGCTGATATGTGTGGTTCACATGTGTCTTTTTCTCCttgttttcaatttgaataaataccAAAATGCAGTATAAAAGTTTTAAAGTATTGTGACAGTTAGTATTCTAACAATGACACAAATGAAAAGCGTTTGAAATTTCAAATAACTGCACTACataaaaagatagaaagaaactattttcatttaaatatttttttatgcaTCAGTAAAACTGCATTGCCCAGAGGCACTgctggattttctttttcttcaggAAACTGATTAATGTAATTCACAATCAGATGATTGAAGGCTGCCATCCTCGACAATTCCAGAGGgaaatcaggttttattgactcGTTGAGCGATTGAGTTCCGCTCTTACACAAGGGACAAACAATTGCACACCTGTTGTTTCAGGATTAAACTTCCCTGTCTCTCTTAAAACgtaagtttggtttgaatatCACATGTAAACCTGACTTAATCTAATAATGCAATACCAGAAGGATGAAACACAAATGAATCGATTTGAAATAAACTGTTAAACAGCTCAAGCAAACACTAATACAACACCCATGGTCCTTGTCTCAGTAGTGTCAGCACAATCTAGAGAGAAATACGTGTCTGCTGGTGTTAGTGTGTTAGCCAAGGGTGATTGCAACTTGTGCTGATCAAGGAGAGCTCAACAGCCCCACAGTGGATAAAACATCGAGCCACTAAAAGCTTTCTACACACAGTACATCACCCAGACAGACAGTGTGAGTCACAGCCGAGCCAAGTTTCTCAAGCCTCACTCACTGCTAAAATAGATTGGTTTTCTCCAAGAATAGATCTTTGTGCCTGCCACTCTCTGATCTACCCTTAAAATAGCTCGGACAGTTGTAGGTCCAGgaatttatttgtttagtggtgattttcttttaagtttaatGATTTATCCCAAAATAACCATGTGGTTCTTAATTAATTGGCATAATCATCTGTACTTTCTCCGATGAATCAGGATGATCTACAGGATGATAATTCAACGACTAGCCAATACAAATTCTTTGATACTGGTCTAACTCTGACACAGGACTGGGAGCAGTGTAATACCTGCCGCTGATGGCTGCAGCTCTCTCCGTGTGCTTGGCAGTAGACTGGTCTGGTGGGGTTTCTTGACGTCGAAGCCTTTCAGGGTTTGAGAGAGCCTCCTCTTCCCGATGATCTCCCTCAATGTGGATCAGTGGCACATCTCTGGGGCCCCTCATGCGGGTTGCGCTGATGTCACTAGCCCCAGATCCTACTCCAGTACCAGCTTGGTCCTGGCTGGACCTACTCCGACCACAACTGAGATGAGATTGTTTGAACCCCCTTCTTCTTTCACCAACAGGCATATGTGGCTGTGGGTGCGACCCAGACGTGCTCCCAGCTGCATCTTGCTGGCCTACGAGTGCAGACTTTCCAATATCCACTATGTCAGCTGCCAGGCGATTGGCAAACTCCTGCACGTGGGGCTGGGAGTCACCTGAAGCCTCCAGCTCAATACTGTCTTCGGGATCAGCAAtgattttgttctttctcaTCAAGGACTCAATCGAGCTCGACCAGGTCTCATGAATCAGCATATCAGTAATCTGGTCAGTCTTACCCCTTTGATAGAGGCAGGAGTCTGACTTACACAGTCCCATGGCTGACACAGAGTTGGCGGGGTAGATATTCAGCGTGTCTCCATGCATGTTGCGGGCAAATCCATCAAAAGAGTTTGCTTTAATGGGTGAGTTGACAGTCAGCCTTGAGTCTGAGGAGCGCCGGTCTGGCACAGATGATTGTCGTATGCAGAACGGTGTCCTAacagaaggaggaaacaggctGTTGCTCCATTCTTTAGTCTTGGCAATGCCATACTCCCTGTTCTCCTTATCCATGTCCCGAAGCATAAACCTGTAAAACTCCTCTGTGATGCTCTCTGTGCTCGACTGCTTGGACAAACAGGACGAGGCCCGGATATTAAGGTGACCATTTTTCTTTGATGCAGCTTGTTGCACGGCTGCCGACAGAATGCTGCTGGCATTTTTCCCTGCGTAGTAGTCCAACAGAAGGTCAAAGCCCCTGCCCTCAGTCTCCATCTGGTTTACCATGAACCGTGAGAACTCATCTGTGATACTCTCACAGCTGGACTGCTTTGAGATTGAGCTACCACGACTCAAGTTCTGACCTAACCGACTGCCAGGCCCCAGTCTGTTGGGTGTGCCTGAAGGATCTGAGTCTTCTTCTGGTATACTCTCATAACTAGATGCCTTCCCACGGCTCCACCTTTCACATTGCAGCCTGCTACGTGGCTGGCCTGATTTGGAAGTATCTACCACGTTAAGTTCAGGGCAGTTCATGATCCTAGCTGTGACTTCTGAGGCAAAGAGGGCAAATGGGTCCTGTGGTTCATCAAGGTTGACTGACTCGTCCACCACTCGGTTCACAAGCCGCTCCATTAGTTCTGGCTGctcctctgttttccttttgatCTCACTGAGGCGTGGTGCCCGGTGTTTCTTGGAAGTGGCATTGCTGCTCTGACCCTCTTTCCTCCTGAGCACTGTGCGACAAGCAGGAATCAGGTAGGCTTCTGGCCCTTCAGGAGACAACCCGTTTAACGCACAGAACCAGGGTTGTTTGCCAGTAGAGTTCTCCAGGCAGATGGCCGCTAATTCTGTGGCCATAGACACCACTGTAGCAGCCAAATCATCAGCATAGCAGGTAATAGGTGTCCTGCATTCTGAGTCCATTCTAAAGGACAACAGAGAGCTGCAAGAGTTGAGGGAGGACTGCGGGGTGAGGGAGGCCTGTCTGCTATCCCTTCCTGTGACCAGtcgccccctcctctctgtgttgtaCAATGGGATTTCACTCCAAGGTTCTCTTATGGCACCGTTGCCCGGCTGGTAGTCATGGGCAGGCAAGGAGGTGGATTTAAACAGGCTTTGTCTGCACAGTGACTGTTgctctttgttgtttgttgtggagGACAATGTATCCGTTTCCTCAGACAAATATTTTTCCTTAAGCCCAGAAACCATGGTAGGCTTGTCTGTGCAGTGCAGTGTGCCACTGTGGTTGTCGCTGTTAGAGTATTGGTTAAGCTGAGAAAAGCACTGAAATTGACTTAACACATCCTTGTTATCCTTCGTAGATGGAGGCTCCCTAACACATGTATCCCACTCTTGTGTGTCAAATGATCCTTGGTTGCTTTCAGAGACGTGACTGATTTTCTTCTGTGTCAGGCAAAGGATATCAAACAGCAAGTTGTTGACACTGTCCTGCAGACAAACCTGGAGGCTTGGTGCATCTTTTCCAGTCCCCTCcagctctttctttttctttgctttctctATTGCATGCTTAAATAGGCTGTCTGCAACTTCATTTATTAAGTCATCCACCTCCCTTTCATCCATGCAGGATTTTTGTGGACAAGTAATGCCATCTACTATCTTGTTATGTGTGGCCTCCAGCAAGTGAGCTACACTTTTGTATCCTTGTGGTTGAGTCAGCACCTCCGCAGCTTCCCTGTGCAGAACCTCAGCAATGTTAGCACGAAACGCTTCAACACTGGTACCCCCTGCCACACTGCAGTGCAATGTGAAGGCTGCAGTGGCCTCGGCGACAGACATCAGACCCCGGGATGCTGTGAAGATTTCAGTGGAATCTGCATCAGAAACACAGCCCTCCCCTGACTCCTCTGCTATCTCCACAGCTGCTACAGCGCCAGCTACCTGAGCCATGCCACACATGGCTGAGGGGACGGAGTAGTCACCTCTCTTCTCTGGGTCCTGCAgtgcctcctctgtgtctctttccGAAGCAGAGTGCATGGCGAG from Platichthys flesus chromosome 4, fPlaFle2.1, whole genome shotgun sequence includes:
- the sphkap gene encoding A-kinase anchor protein SPHKAP isoform X1 produces the protein MAGAKCLLKTPSNFQSSAMFEGSESAEVEGGSTDSTVASSISACKKVLCSNSVLDSSDYWLRNEKTLCRLGLLDDDAEGGCTMICFVNLDPQKTDCRDDKNMKKLASVSPDLPKLIELLTVHQQKENEILLFGGLEASDACQTPPHPPSQGRHQRSTGVCLVQCSGQRRCTKPGGIIFEINKFLIGLQWGKERQHQHGRAARQRVEDDTNRSISSIEEDFTTASEHLGDDSEDDGFRNEPESGDLAESLVEVAQKHCVRLAFQRGQLARHQGKEDTEGQREGHQLATCLHAKESAGHYATNLAESVLQDAFIRLSQDETSFVSEAAVSVSLASQPSNFTGPSKAKETSQQRTCSFELPKIVIVQSPDNSDGSAEWPETQVSHAPNQDITATARETTENGTQVHIPPHNNGGHASKHVGLALACAASVIGTITTPQLTEQLAMHSASERDTEEALQDPEKRGDYSVPSAMCGMAQVAGAVAAVEIAEESGEGCVSDADSTEIFTASRGLMSVAEATAAFTLHCSVAGGTSVEAFRANIAEVLHREAAEVLTQPQGYKSVAHLLEATHNKIVDGITCPQKSCMDEREVDDLINEVADSLFKHAIEKAKKKKELEGTGKDAPSLQVCLQDSVNNLLFDILCLTQKKISHVSESNQGSFDTQEWDTCVREPPSTKDNKDVLSQFQCFSQLNQYSNSDNHSGTLHCTDKPTMVSGLKEKYLSEETDTLSSTTNNKEQQSLCRQSLFKSTSLPAHDYQPGNGAIREPWSEIPLYNTERRGRLVTGRDSRQASLTPQSSLNSCSSLLSFRMDSECRTPITCYADDLAATVVSMATELAAICLENSTGKQPWFCALNGLSPEGPEAYLIPACRTVLRRKEGQSSNATSKKHRAPRLSEIKRKTEEQPELMERLVNRVVDESVNLDEPQDPFALFASEVTARIMNCPELNVVDTSKSGQPRSRLQCERWSRGKASSYESIPEEDSDPSGTPNRLGPGSRLGQNLSRGSSISKQSSCESITDEFSRFMVNQMETEGRGFDLLLDYYAGKNASSILSAAVQQAASKKNGHLNIRASSCLSKQSSTESITEEFYRFMLRDMDKENREYGIAKTKEWSNSLFPPSVRTPFCIRQSSVPDRRSSDSRLTVNSPIKANSFDGFARNMHGDTLNIYPANSVSAMGLCKSDSCLYQRGKTDQITDMLIHETWSSSIESLMRKNKIIADPEDSIELEASGDSQPHVQEFANRLAADIVDIGKSALVGQQDAAGSTSGSHPQPHMPVGERRRGFKQSHLSCGRSRSSQDQAGTGVGSGASDISATRMRGPRDVPLIHIEGDHREEEALSNPERLRRQETPPDQSTAKHTERAAAISGSSERDRPAAAVSAVVKRDKRSMSASSEESMGSWSHITPEDDPHEETSSFIQLSEGTGTSSASSLGLADLDTFSDVPSQSTVISEQTEKGRVAGTRETVFEGGSAKGAGGAGNLREMLVINCDLEQEGLDSELRVALQWIAASELGLPALYFLKSKEKRVAKFQRVVHLMCQKAWRVADLFSAVVRFCQLHEEEEEEGRSLSSLFDWLLETV
- the sphkap gene encoding A-kinase anchor protein SPHKAP isoform X2, with amino-acid sequence MAGAKCLLKTPSNFQSSAMFEGSESAEVEGGSTDSTVASSISACKKVLCSNSVLDSSDYWLRNEKTLCRLGLLDDDAEGGCTMICFVNLDPQKTDCRDDKNMKKLASVSPDLPKLIELLTVHQQKENEILLFGGLEASDACQTPPHPPSQGRHQRSTGVCLVQCSGQRRCTKPGGIIFEINKFLIGLQWGKERQHQHGRAARQRVEDDTNRSISSIEEDFTTASEHLGDDSEDDGFRNEPESGDLAESLVEVAQKHCVRLAFQRGQLARHQGKEDTEGQREGHQLATCLHAKESAGHYATNLAESVLQDAFIRLSQDETSFVSEAAVSVSLASQPSNFTGPSKAKETSQQRTCSFELPKIVIVQSPDNSDGSAEWPETQVSHAPNQDITATARETTENGTQVHIPPHNNGGHASKHVGLALACAASVIGTITTPQLTEQLAMHSASERDTEEALQDPEKRGDYSVPSAMCGMAQVAGAVAAVEIAEESGEGCVSDADSTEIFTASRGLMSVAEATAAFTLHCSVAGGTSVEAFRANIAEVLHREAAEVLTQPQGYKSVAHLLEATHNKIVDGITCPQKSCMDEREVDDLINEVADSLFKHAIEKAKKKKELEGTGKDAPSLQVCLQDSVNNLLFDILCLTQKKISHVSESNQGSFDTQEWDTCVREPPSTKDNKDVLSQFQCFSQLNQYSNSDNHSGTLHCTDKPTMVSGLKEKYLSEETDTLSSTTNNKEQQSLCRQSLFKSTSLPAHDYQPGNGAIREPWSEIPLYNTERRGRLVTGRDSRQASLTPQSSLNSCSSLLSFRMDSECRTPITCYADDLAATVVSMATELAAICLENSTGKQPWFCALNGLSPEGPEAYLIPACRTVLRRKEGQSSNATSKKHRAPRLSEIKRKTEEQPELMERLVNRVVDESVNLDEPQDPFALFASEVTARIMNCPELNVVDTSKSGQPRSRLQCERWSRGKASSYESIPEEDSDPSGTPNRLGPGSRLGQNLSRGSSISKQSSCESITDEFSRFMVNQMETEGRGFDLLLDYYAGKNASSILSAAVQQAASKKNGHLNIRASSCLSKQSSTESITEEFYRFMLRDMDKENREYGIAKTKEWSNSLFPPSVRTPFCIRQSSVPDRRSSDSRLTVNSPIKANSFDGFARNMHGDTLNIYPANSVSAMGLCKSDSCLYQRGKTDQITDMLIHETWSSSIESLMRKNKIIADPEDSIELEASGDSQPHVQEFANRLAADIVDIGKSALVGQQDAAGSTSGSHPQPHMPVGERRRGFKQSHLSCGRSRSSQDQAGTGVGSGASDISATRMRGPRDVPLIHIEGDHREEEALSNPERLRRQETPPDQSTAKHTERAAAISGRTGTSSASSLGLADLDTFSDVPSQSTVISEQTEKGRVAGTRETVFEGGSAKGAGGAGNLREMLVINCDLEQEGLDSELRVALQWIAASELGLPALYFLKSKEKRVAKFQRVVHLMCQKAWRVADLFSAVVRFCQLHEEEEEEGRSLSSLFDWLLETV